Sequence from the Xenorhabdus nematophila ATCC 19061 genome:
ACTAATTGTTTGATGGTGGTATCACAATCAGATGCAGGCTGTTCTGATGTCGGGAAAGGGGCATCTTGAGGTTCAGAATAACCTGCTGTTTTACCTTCTTCTGTCCCCCAAAAACGCTGGGTGATGAAACGTCCAAGTGTATCCAACGTCACAAAATGATGGTTATCATTGATATCAACCAGATGAACGGGCAGCAAAAAGCGCCAGTCATATTTCTTTACTCTGGTGGTTAATCCGGCTGCATCTTTGGTTTTTGTTATCACACAATAATGAGGATCCCATGTCAGCCGGTATTGACCTGTTAACAGGGAGTTTCGTTGTGTCATTGGGCGCCAGAATTGCTCAGAGCCGCCATAGTTGGTATAGCCTTGACGGGCTACCCATATTTCAGGGGAATTTTTCTTATCTTTTTTCTTTGTATCAAAGCAGACGATATTTCCTTTCTGATAGCCGCCTTGTTTTAAAAGATCATTGCGTTCTTGCTCTGTCATTTTGCCATCGAAAACTGACGATAGCTGCGATTTGGTAAATATTGCGGTTTCAGTAAAAGCAACCAATGCCTGTGGCGTGGGTTTCGCTATCGGTTTTTTACCACTGCCATCAGTATAAAATGTACGTTGTTGACCGAGATATTCCGGCGAAGACTTATCTGATTTCAGGAGCTCATTCACCTTTTCCAGGGTAAACCCATTGGCCGGCGTTTCATTCTCATTATAAATAAACGCATCTTGGCGTGTTTCATGGGGTAACCCCAATACACGGTATTCAGTATCAACCAAATGATACCAATTGGATAATTGATGGTTCAGTCGCAGTACGTGTTGCTGTTTATCATCGCTATCTTTTGGCAGATTGGCTGGTAATGTTTTGGGGTAGGCATGTTGTATGTCAGAAAGTGGTCTGCGCGGATATTGAATACTGATCTGCTGCAATGGATGACCATATTTATCCGTTTTTAGGGTAACACTCTGATTACATTGCGGATCACGGCTGATTCGCTCGTAATGATACTGGCGGCTTTCCAGTACGGATGTCCAATAGATAAATTGATTACCCTCCGCAGGAAATCGGCGCACTTGTGGGCGATGCTCACTGACGGTATAGGGAATAGATTCCTGTGAATTATTATCCAACCCGTACAATTCACTACGTAATAATTGTCCTTTTAAGGCACGGTTAAACCAGTAATCGTTGAGCGTATCCGGTGTGGTTAAAGGAGCATCATCATTATTTTTCCAGATTGTGAAACGTGGGTTAAACTGAGCAAATGCTTTTTGATCTCCTTGCCAGTATTGCTCTGACAAATTTTTATCTATCTCCGGCAAACCCGTGGCATACCAGTTTTTGCTTAATGCAGGGGCGGTCCTTTCAGAAGCACTGCCTTGCGCGCGTTGGTTCGTATCACGTTGCTCAACATAGCCAAAACCACGAAACTCGCGTTCACAACGATCCCAGGCCCCATGTTTGTATCTGACTTCATTGATAAGCCTATTTCCAGAAATTTCATCAGTGATTTCGGTTTGCCATAATGTGTGTATCGGGAAGGGTAAATAACAAACTGGTTTTTTACCTGCTGCGATTAAGGCCGCTTTTTCATCCAGCCAGAACTGGGCAGAACTGCGGTAATGCAGAGTATGGTGTGCCCCTATATTATTGTTCATTTCATTCAGCAGCCACGGTTTTTGTTTGGCTAAGTCATAACGCCAGTGCTGAGTACTATTCTGTTGCCCGCCATGAGCCTGACTCAATATCAGGCTGGCAACACCCAGTCCCTGAATATCGGCAACTTGTAGCTGGCAGGTGTTATCAAAACGCATATTTTGGGGGAGTGGCAAGGTTTCCGATTCCACAAAATGATTTCCGCTTTGATTAATAAAAATCCTCAGATGATCAGCACAGGCATAAATCAAATCAGTTGTGCCGCTGCTATCGATATCGGCCAGATAAACACGGTCGGGGTTAAAATCATTTTCCGGCAGATTAAACCCCGATAAAGCGAGCGGCTGCCCAAAACGGCCTTGTCCTAAGTTTGGCCAGCAGGTCACACCATTTGCATTGATTTCCACCAAATGCGCTTGCCCAGAACCGAGCATATCACTAAATGCCACTAATCGACGGGCGTCCATTCCCGGTATTGGCAATGTAATTCCCTCAGATTGGATCACGGTTTGTCCGGTATTGAACCCTGTGCGTTGATTGGCGTATAAACGAACGCTTTTCGGGCCAATCAATACAAGGTCAGATAATCCGGCACCAATGATATCTGCCAGCTGTGCACGAGGATGAAAATATTCCACGGGTAACGCTTGGATAGGCGTGAAATTTGTCCAGTCTCCGTCCGGCCGCTGGCTATAATAGCCCTGTAATCCAGAGCCGGTTATGATCCAGTCAAGTTGTCCGTCACCATTAATATCAAACAGGCTGGCATTTTCTTGCAGGGAAGGAATCGCAGGCAGGGGCTGAATATCATCCCAAATGACAGCATCTGGTTGATTTTTACCAGGAGATCGTTGTGGCGCACGATACCACCACGAGCCACGTTCCTGATATAACAGCCCCGGAATCCCTTCACCCTTGAGGTCGACAAACTGCCAATGTTGGTGAGGATAAAAACTGGCAGGCATTTCCATGGATTGCCATTGTGAGTGCTGTTTAAGTTCAAAAGGCTGATAACTTAATTCCAGTGGTGGCAGGGCATGAAAAACACCGGATTTGTCTTTCTCAATTTCATGGCCGACACGTTGGATCATCGTTAATGTGCTGGCAACCGCTTTCTCGTCATATTGCAGTATCAAACGGACAACAAGCGCTATCTGATCTATATCGTCGTTATTGGCAGAGGGATCCAGGGC
This genomic interval carries:
- a CDS encoding SpvB/TcaC N-terminal domain-containing protein, translating into MKQSSTFSVTELSLPKGGGNITGMGEAMTPAGPDGMAGLSLPLPISAGRGYAPSLSLSYSSGLGNGPFGLGWQCPVMAIRRRTHRGVPHYDKTDTFLGPDGEVLVAALNETQQPDIRSASTLQGVELGDNYIVTGYHSRQEQQFNRFEYWQPKTKPQQGDFWLIYGTDGQKHLLGRNTEARIFNPQQTKSQHTEQTAQWLLESSVSTHGEQIYYEYRCEDDMACSLTEIQLHPQSRSQRYLFAVHYGNISASDQLLGLDTNKKISIDNWLFHLVFDYGERSVQLSDKPAFTSSKKWLCREDCFSRYEYGFEVRTRRLCRQILMYHNIKALDPSANNDDIDQIALVVRLILQYDEKAVASTLTMIQRVGHEIEKDKSGVFHALPPLELSYQPFELKQHSQWQSMEMPASFYPHQHWQFVDLKGEGIPGLLYQERGSWWYRAPQRSPGKNQPDAVIWDDIQPLPAIPSLQENASLFDINGDGQLDWIITGSGLQGYYSQRPDGDWTNFTPIQALPVEYFHPRAQLADIIGAGLSDLVLIGPKSVRLYANQRTGFNTGQTVIQSEGITLPIPGMDARRLVAFSDMLGSGQAHLVEINANGVTCWPNLGQGRFGQPLALSGFNLPENDFNPDRVYLADIDSSGTTDLIYACADHLRIFINQSGNHFVESETLPLPQNMRFDNTCQLQVADIQGLGVASLILSQAHGGQQNSTQHWRYDLAKQKPWLLNEMNNNIGAHHTLHYRSSAQFWLDEKAALIAAGKKPVCYLPFPIHTLWQTEITDEISGNRLINEVRYKHGAWDRCEREFRGFGYVEQRDTNQRAQGSASERTAPALSKNWYATGLPEIDKNLSEQYWQGDQKAFAQFNPRFTIWKNNDDAPLTTPDTLNDYWFNRALKGQLLRSELYGLDNNSQESIPYTVSEHRPQVRRFPAEGNQFIYWTSVLESRQYHYERISRDPQCNQSVTLKTDKYGHPLQQISIQYPRRPLSDIQHAYPKTLPANLPKDSDDKQQHVLRLNHQLSNWYHLVDTEYRVLGLPHETRQDAFIYNENETPANGFTLEKVNELLKSDKSSPEYLGQQRTFYTDGSGKKPIAKPTPQALVAFTETAIFTKSQLSSVFDGKMTEQERNDLLKQGGYQKGNIVCFDTKKKDKKNSPEIWVARQGYTNYGGSEQFWRPMTQRNSLLTGQYRLTWDPHYCVITKTKDAAGLTTRVKKYDWRFLLPVHLVDINDNHHFVTLDTLGRFITQRFWGTEEGKTAGYSEPQDAPFPTSEQPASDCDTTIKQLVVQGKPLPVANYQLYYPASWMLSLKNKKVTSLLNSSDWQALDKQTISTEDGYIRTLSLHRWIEKQLNHTILKAQLNQLSRLPPHSLTLITDRYDSDSRQQIHQQVIFSDGFGRPLQSAMRHEEGEAWQRTSDGKLIAKLEKTKYRWAVTGRTEYDNKGQVIRSYQPYYLDDWRYVTDDSTRKNAYADTHYYDPVGREISVKTAKDWLRRVQYYPWFTVSEDENDTAAEIAEKTSKTTP